In bacterium, the sequence TCTTTCTGGTCCATGAGATTCCGTCTTTTTTCCAGGAACCCATCAGGGTCGGCGATCTTGTCCAGGACCGACTGTACGGCCTGCTCATCGGAACCTGAGTCCAGTACTTTTTGAGGAATGCCCCACATCTCCATATAACGATGATTACAGGAAATAATACTGTCTTTCTCATCCAGCACCAAGATTCCGCTCATGGAAAGTTCCATCTGGGTCCGGAGGATAGCGTTGGTTCGCCACAACTCGCTCTGGGCCTCTCTGAGGCTGGTCACATCGCGGATCACCGAGATGCGGTGGGGTTCTCCAGCGATATCGACTTTTTTAGCGGAAATGGAACTGATGAAAACGGACCCATCCTTTTTGAAAAACCTTACCTCCTGCTTGTCAAGATGCTCCTGATCCCTGAGCTCCTTTAAAAAGGTCTCCCTCGTTTCATCATCGATCCAGATCCCGGCGGTCCTGGTGGTGCGACCGATCATCTCTTCCCGGGTAAAACCGGTGATATTCGTAAACCCTTCGTTTATGTCCACAAAGGTCTCGTCCCTCATTCGAATAACCGATATGGCATCCGGGCTCAGCCTGAATACTGTGCGAAAGTGCTCTTCACTGGACTGGAGGGCTTTATATAAAAGCTCCAGATGATCTGTCATCTCGTTGAAGCTTGCCGCGAGCATCCCCACCTCATCCCCGGTGATCACGGGCGCTTTCGCTGAAAGATCCCCCTTTGCAACCAGGGCCGCGGCGTCCCTCACCATGAGAATGGGGCGGACGATCTTTCCAGACACGAAATAACTGCCAAGCAGCACAATGGCAGCAATACTCATACCCAGCAAAAACAAACTCCACCCCAGGCGGCGAGCCGGACCAAAGGCCTCGCTCTGGTGGATCTCCGCCATGAGGAGAAGATCGAGATCCTCCAGCCAGTGATAAACCCCTATGACCCGTATACCCTGGTAGTTCCTGTATAGGCCCCTGCCGTCAGCTCCCTTGACCCCGGCATCGATCCCCATGGAATGGACACCTCTCGGGTAGTCCTCCCGTCCGAACCTTTTGGACGAAACGGAGTTATTGAACTTGTCCACGAGGTAGGCCTCACCGGAACGACCCAGACCTGCCCTTTCCAGGAAGACCTTGTCTATCCTGTCAAGGTCAAGCCGTGCTGCAAAAACACCGAGCTTCTCGCCATAGAGGGAGACCAGGGGGGTTGAGATGACGATATTCGGGCGGTGGATCACCGGGGATGTAAAAACCTTCTGGACATAGGTGTCCTCGAGACCCTTTATGAAATACCCGTCGTTGATGCGATAATCCCCCTCATGAGTTTTTTCGGTGGACAGAAATACTCTCCCCCCATCCCGGGTGAGGAGAAATACTTCCCGTATATCCTCATTGCCGCCCTTGAACCAGGCGAGGGTTTTAGACATACTGTCGTATGCTTCAGCAACCTCATCTGCACCCCTGATACCCAACATGAATGCCCGCAGGGGACGCCTTAAAGATTCCGCTCCCGCAATATTCTCTACATCGCTTTTTAA encodes:
- a CDS encoding histidine kinase dimerization/phosphoacceptor domain -containing protein — protein: MKKYLFKKLTTRLVTTFALLAIPGALLVGYSSYYLARTTLESSIYDKLEGIASIKEENLRWWISGLKSDVENIAGAESLRRPLRAFMLGIRGADEVAEAYDSMSKTLAWFKGGNEDIREVFLLTRDGGRVFLSTEKTHEGDYRINDGYFIKGLEDTYVQKVFTSPVIHRPNIVISTPLVSLYGEKLGVFAARLDLDRIDKVFLERAGLGRSGEAYLVDKFNNSVSSKRFGREDYPRGVHSMGIDAGVKGADGRGLYRNYQGIRVIGVYHWLEDLDLLLMAEIHQSEAFGPARRLGWSLFLLGMSIAAIVLLGSYFVSGKIVRPILMVRDAAALVAKGDLSAKAPVITGDEVGMLAASFNEMTDHLELLYKALQSSEEHFRTVFRLSPDAISVIRMRDETFVDINEGFTNITGFTREEMIGRTTRTAGIWIDDETRETFLKELRDQEHLDKQEVRFFKKDGSVFISSISAKKVDIAGEPHRISVIRDVTSLREAQSELWRTNAILRTQMELSMSGILVLDEKDSIISCNHRYMEMWGIPQKVLDSGSDEQAVQSVLDKIADPDGFLEKRRNLMDQKDVRYQGEILLKDGQIFEEYAAPMLDEDGLYLGRVIYFRDITQDRHSEDILRSSVREKEVLLQEIHHRVKNNLQVISGLMDLQSYHITDDSVKGVYKESRNRVITMALIHEELYQSRNLAQVDYGTYIRNLVNNLFKSYAVDLGKVKLNIQAENMLMVVDTGIPCGLIINELITNAFKHAFPDGREGEVTIIFRQAGEGKFHLEVNDDGVGIPEDIDIRKTQSLGLQLVTMLVEQLSGEMRINSDKGTSFVIEFEEYREAGVKLY